A genomic segment from Corylus avellana chromosome ca5, CavTom2PMs-1.0 encodes:
- the LOC132180576 gene encoding non-specific lipid transfer protein GPI-anchored 30 — protein MEKKKLWACYGIVLILALANLVAEGWAQDTSCLNQLAPCLNYLNGTEDPPDSCCDPLKSVIKSDPKCLCSLVSNKGSSEAQQAGIDASEAQQLPGRCGQHVNPVACLASSPDSLPNSASICSFPSLATILAAALLFINNFSDFVGAKQNTDLTTR, from the exons TGTATTAATTCTGGCCTTGGCCAATTTGGTGGCAGAGGGATGGGCTCAGGACACCTCTTGCCTTAACCAGCTTGCTCCTTGCTTAAACTACCTTAATGGAACCGAAGACCCTCCGGACAGTTGCTGTGATCCTCTGAAATCGGTGATCAAGTCCGATCCAAAATGCCTGTGTAGCTTGGTAAGCAACAAGGGCAGCAGTGAAGCTCAGCAGGCTGGCATCGATGCCAGTGAGGCCCAGCAGTTACCCGGAAGATGTGGACAACATGTCAACCCAGTCGCCTGCCTTGCAA gttcTCCAGATTCGCTTCCAAATTCTGCAAGCATATGCTCATTCCCATCTCTGGCCACTATTCTAGCTGCTGCTTTACTCTTTATCAATAACTTCTCAGATTTTGTGGGCGCTAAACAGAATACTGACTTGACCACCCGATAA